The DNA window TTAATATTTATCGTGAATACTAGTTTTTCAAGAAGGGAAGGGGGAAGTATTACAATTTTAGATAGCAAAGAGATGAAAGTTATAGATCGAATAAGGATAGGAAAAATGCCTATAGAAGCAGTAGCTGGAGAGGATGAAGATATTTTATATATTACAGATGCAGAACTAAATGCTGTAAATGTTTTAAGTGTTAAGAAGAAGAGACTACTCGATAGAGTTTATGTAGGAAGAATGCCAGGAAGTATTGGAAAAGATGAGAAAAATCAGTATTTGTTTGTTGGAAATATGCAGGATAATAGTTTAACGATTATTGATGCTAAAAAATTTAAAATTTTAAAAAACATCCCTGTAGGAATAGAACCAAGTGGGATTTTATGTATATAACCCCCTTAGCTTGGAGAAGTATAAAGGGGGTTATGGTTGTATAAGCAGATTAATAATCTGACCATAAATATTTTGAGCTTCATTTTTCCATTTTTCACAGATTTGTTTTGCTTGTTTGTTAGAAACTACGTTTAATTTTAAGTCGATTAAAGTGATGTTGTTTTCGGTTACTTTTAGATCAACCATATAATCATTTTCTTTTTCTTTTGTGTAATCTGCTGTAATATGTCTTGCTTTTAACAGTATTTTTTTCTTTTCTTCAATAGATGTTTCTAATGTAGTAATTAATTCATTTGATAATCTGTTTTCAAAATACTGAAGCGTGCGTTTTCCTTTTTCTGTTATTACATAGAAAAAACTGTTGTTACTTTCGCTATATTCGAGCATGCCAGTATTTGTTAGTTCTCCAAGAAATTGTTGCAATGAAAAATAGTTCATATAATCTTTTTCCATGACAAATTGTGTAATTTGTGTGTTTGTAAGTGGCATTGAAAATTCATCAAATATGTACAACAATATAAGCTTATGTTCAGCTAATCGTTGTGTATTATTATCAAACATCATCTCACCTGCTTGCAGAGTTTTCTATATTGATTATAGCATATTCTCACGAAAAAAGAAAAAAATAAAAGGAGAAATGATTGAATCATTTCTCCTTTTATTTTTATATTTATTTACCAGCCATACTTCTTTCAGCAGCTTCAACTAATCGTTTAGTCATGTATCCTCCAACATAACCATTTTGTCTAGAAGTTAAGTTTCCTTTATCCATATTTTCATAATTTGCAAGTCCAAGTTCACCAGCGATTTCAGCTTTCATTTGATTTAAAGCCATTCTAGCTTCAGGAACAACTGCTTTATTATTGTTTGCCATGGTTTTTCCCTCCTAGTAAAGTTTGAAGTCAACATCTTTTGATGTTGTACTATTAATTTAACCAGATAGAAAAAGAAATATGTTAGTACATTTTGTAATGTAGTATAATTATTGGTGAAAATGAAAAAAATAATTAAATTTACTATTTTTATTATATTTCTATGTAAAAAGAGCAGATGATTTTTTTATATGTATTTACTATGAATTTAGGTGGTATAATGAAATAAAAGTTTAAAGGAAGGAAATGTTTATGAATCAAACAAATCAACTAAAAGAAAAAATAAAAGAATGGGGAGTTTCAAAAGTTGGAGTTGGATATGTAGAAGATGTATTACCTGAAAATCTTAAACATTTAAAAACAGGCATTTCTATTGCTGTAAGATTATCTGATGAAATTATCAGTCAAATAGAAGAGATGCCCACGCATACTTATTTTCATCATTATCGAACAGTAAATGCATTTATTGATCAGGTGACGTTAAAAATTTCGCTAGCTCTTCAAGATTTGGGATATTTAGCCATGCCTATTCCTGCATCTCAAAGTGTAAATATAGATGGTAAACAGTATAGAGGAATTTTTCAGCATCGAACAGCAGCTACAAGAGCAGGCCTTGGATGGATTGGAAAAAATGCTTGTTTAGTTACAGAAGAATTTGGACCAAGAGTAAGGCTAGGAACGGTTTTAACAAATATGAATGCAGACTATGATGAGCCCACTGAAAGATCTCAATGTGGTGATTGTAAAAAATGTGTGAGTAGCTGTCCTGCATTAGCACTACGAGGGGCATTGTGGCATCCAGGAATAAAAAGAGAAGAATTAGTAGATGCAAAAGCCTGTAGTATGCATATGCATAATCATTACCAACATATTGGAAGAGGTGTGGTATGTGGGCTTTGTGTAAGTATATGTCCTAAGGGTAATAAAGTGTTAAAAAGATAGGGTAGAAATACTACCCTATGTTAACTTTCTATCCATCTTTACTTTTACATCTTTTCTAGTACCATGTTCATGATGACTTTCTAATTGAGCTTTTTGAGATTTTGGCTCATGTAAAAAATGTCTTTCCTCGGTTTTGAAAGTTCTTCGACCTGATTCTACTCGACGACCTTTTATATTAGTATAACTGCTTCTTATAATAGACAAGAAAAGACCTCCTTAGAAAATATTGAATGCTTTTGCATTCATTTTTAGTTTTTGTTTAATTTTAAAAATTATGTCTTGTAAAAATTTGATTTTTTTAAGAGAAAAGAAATTTTTGGTAAATTGATTGATAATATTTTACAAAAAACAAGGAATTTCTATTTTTTCTAAGGTTTACAAACTAGATTATCGTGTAAGAGTATTATATAATTATAGAGTAAGATGTAAATGAGGGAGGATAAAAAATGAGAATCAATAAAAAAATCATTGCATTAGCCATTTCAGCAAGTTTAGTAGTAACTGGCTGTACTTCAAAAACTTCCCCAAATCCTGAAAAAGAGGAAAAAGAAGTTGTTAAAGTAGAAAAAACTCAAGAAACTCAGGAAGATCAAAAGGAAGAAAAGAAAGAAATCAACCTGCAAGAAATCAAACCCAATGAAGCAGGGCAGATTATGGTAATTATGTATCATAGTATAGGAGAGCCAGAAGCTGAATTTACAAGAACACCAGAAAATTTTAGAAAAGATTTAAATTATTTATACGAAAAAGGATATAGACCCATTAGTCTAAAGGATTATGTATCAGGAAATATTACAACAGAGGCAGGATTTACACCTATTGTATTAACTTTTGATGATGGATGGCAAAATAATTTTAATTTGATACAAGATGAAAAAGGAGAGTGGGTAATAGACCCAGATTGTGCTGTTGCGATCCTTGAAGAATTTAATAAGAAACATCCAGATTTCCCCTTAGAAGTTACTTTTTTTGTGAATAATAATATTCCCTTTGGACAAAAAGAACATTTAGAGTATAAGCTAAAATATATTGTTGAAAAGGGTATGGATATAGGGAATCATACAGCTACCCATGTAAACTATAAAAATACAGATGCACAAAGAATACAGAAGGAGTTAGGAATTATCGTAAAATTAGTAAATCAGTATCTACCTGATTATGAAGTAAATACTCAAGCCCTTCCATTTGGATCAAGACCGAAGGACAAAGGACTATATAAATATTTAGCTTCAGGAAGCTATGAGGATATCACTTATAATAATATTGCAATTTTAAATGTAGGATGGGACCCATATAAATCTCCTTATCATATAAAGTTTAATCCATTAGCGATTCACAGGGTAAGAGGAAGTGATCTTCAAAAATATGTGCAAGGTGTAGGCATGTATGATTGGATGAAGCATTTTGAAAAAGGAAATCGAGTAAAATATGTATCTGATGGAGATCCTGATATGGTGACAATTCCTGAAAATTATAAGAAAGTAATTGATTCTCAAAAAACAGGAGACAGAAAAATAAGAACATATACATTGGAAAAACAATAAGATAGCTATAGCTATCTTATTATTTTTTTAGAAGTAAATACAAATAATTTTACAAAAGGAAGCAATAAAATAACATTGAATACATTGAATAAAGTATGAGCATTGGCAATTTGTCTTATGGAATTGAGTGGTGTTAGGGAAAATACAAAATGTGAAAATAAATGTATAAAAGGATATAAAAAAATAGTACCTGTTACATTAAATAAAAGATGAATAATAGCAGCTCTTTTGCCGTTTTTATTAGTAGCCATACTTGAAAAAAGAGTTGTAACACATGTACCAATATTTTGTCCCATAATAATGGGAACAGCTTGATAAATATCTATAAGCCCTATATGGGCAAGTCCTTGAAGGGTGGCAATAGAAGTGCTACTGCTTTGGATAACAGCAGTGGTCATAGCACCTATAAAAATCCCTTTTAAATGCTGGTGCTCTATAGAGAGCATTAATGTTTTGAAGTGCATTAAATCTTTTAGAGGATTTAATGAAGCTACCATTAATTTTATTCCTAGAAAAAGAAATGAAAAAGCAATCAAAAACTTACCAATATTTTTAGATAAGGGATTCCATCTTAAGAAGAATAACAAAACGCCTAAAAAAAGTATATGAGGAATTAAAAAGAAAAAATCAAAGCTTATAAGTTGGGCTGTAAAAGTAGTCCCTACATTTGCGCCCATCAGAATAAATGCTGCTTGGTAAAGATTCATTACTCTAGAATTGACTAAAGATACAACCAATATTGAGGTAGCACTACTGCTTTGCATAAGAGCTGTTATAACTATTCCTGAAAATATACCTAATAAAGGATGTATAGTGAGGGTGGCAATGAATTTTTTGAGTTTTTTGCTGTATAAAGCTTTTATAGAATGAGTGAGTAAGAACATACCAATAAAAAAAAGTATTACTCCTAAAAAAGTTCCTATTAAAATAGAAAATAGCATAAGATTTTTTCTCCTTTTTTATATTTCAATATTATGTTTATAACATTGTGATTCTTTATATAACTAAAAATGTTCAAAAATATTAGCATAATAGGATAATTTTAGAATACATTTAGTATTATAAAAACAATGGATAATTAAGGGGGAGACAAGATGAGAATATGGATTATTAATCGAAAGCTGGTTTTAAGTATAGTGTTTATTTTTATATTTGTAGGAGTGTCTTTTTTTTATCTTGGAGACTTTGGAGAAATGATTGTTGGTGTAATGAATAGAGATAAAACTTTGCCTATATATTGTGTAGATCAAGACCAAAAAAAGATTGCAATAAGTTTTGATGCAGCTTGGGGAGATCAATATACAGATGGTATATTAGAGATTTTAGATAAATATCATGTAAAAACAACATTTTTTTTGGTAGGATTTTGGGTTGATAAGTATCCTGATATGGTAAAAAAAATTCATGATAAAGGTCATGAGGTGGGAAATCATTCTAGTACTCATCCCCATATGTCAAAATTATCTATGGAACAAATTAGCAAAGAATTAAATGAGACAGGGGAGAAAATTGAAAAAATCACAGGGAAAAAACCTATTTTATTTAGACCTCCCTTTGGGGATTATAATAATCGATTAATTGATACAGCAAAAGAAAACGGATATTATACCATCCAATGGGATGTAGATTCTCTTGATTGGAAAGAATTAGGAACTCAACCAGTTGTGGATCGGGTTACACGAAATGTAAAAAATGGATCTATTGTGCTCTTTCATAATAATGCAAAGTATGTAGTAGAGTATTTGCCCCTTGTTATTGAGAGACTTCAAAAAGAAGGATATGAAATTGTGCCTATATCTCAGTTGATAATAAAGAAAGATTTTTACATAGATCATACAGGAATGCAAAAGTGTAAAGAAGAAAAGGAGTAAGAAGATACAAGTATTTTGGAAATAGAAATAGGATATTGACTTTATTTGAAAAATTTTGTATAATAATATACAATTATAAAAAAGTTAAAATGCTATGAAAGAGAATAGTAAAAAAATGATGTTTTACAGAGAGTAAGTTAATGGTGAGAGACTTGCGAACTAGTTTTTTGAACCCGCTCTTGAGCAGATGGTGATAAAGCCACTACGTTTCTAATCACGTTACGATTAGCTAAAGTGAGCCTATGGGCTAACAAGGGTGGTACCGCGAGTAAGTTCTCGTCCCTTTTGAGGGATGAGGACTTTTTTTGTTTTTGTCAGAAAATTTATATAAACAATTTTATGTAAATGGTTAGAAAGCAAAGGAGGAAGTTTATGAGTAAACAAAAGGAACAATGGGGCAGTAGATGGGGATTTATTGCTGCATCTATGGGAATGGCCATAGGGACAGGAAATATATGGAGATTTCCAAGGGTGGCAGCGTCTAATGGGGGAGGTCCATTTTTGATTGCTTGGACCGTTGCATTATTTGTCTGGGCTATTCCATTACTGATGGGTGAGATGGTAATGGGGAGAAAAACAGGACTTGGTACTATAGGCGCATTTCGTGATTTTGTAGGACAAAAATTTGCATGGATGGGTACGTGGATTGCAGCAATATGTTTGGCAATTATGTTTTATTATTCAGTGGTTATGGGTTGGTGTATGAAGTATTTTACATTGGCTGTTTCAGGGGCATTTAAACCTGGAATGGGAACGGAAGCTACGGAGGCTATATGGAATACCTTTACGACTACCCCATCACAGACAATATTTTTTCATCTTATTGCAATGATTATTGCAGGAACGATTATTTACAAGGGGATCAATGAAGGCATTGAAAAAGCTAGCAAAATTATGATTCCAACTTTATTTTTATTATTAGTTTTTGCAGTAATAAGATCTGTAACACTACCAGGTGCTACAAAGGGGCTGGAATACTTATTTAGTCCAAAGCTTTATATGCTTAAAAATCCTAAAATTTGGCTTGAAGCATTTACCCAAGCTGCATGGTCAACTGGAGCTGGATGGGGTTTCATTATTACTTATGCAGTATATACAAAGAAGAAAGAAGATATTGCAGCAAATTGTATGATTATGGGCTTTGGAAATAATGTAGGTTCTTTAATCGCAGGCCTTACAATACTTCCTGCTATATTTGCTTTATCTCCAAGTCAAGAATTTGTTAATCAAGCAATTACTTCAGGCAATACGGGACTTGCATTTATTTATTTAGCACAGCTATTTCCAACAATGCCAGCAGGAAGAATTCTTGCAGCAATCTTTTTCTTAGCCATGTCTATTGCGGCCCTTTCATCACTCCTTCCAATGATAGAGGTAGGGGTAAGAAATTTAATGGATATGGGAATGACTCGAAAAAAAGCCACCCTGATAATAATTATTGGAGGATTTATATTTGGAATACCTTCTGCTTATAGTTTGGACTTTTTAAATAATCAAGATTTTGTATTAGGAATTGGATTATTGGTAAGTGGGTTATTTGTAGCATTTGCTCTTATAAAATATGGTTTAGAGGACATTAGAAATAAAGTAATTAATACAGAATGGTCTGATTTAAGAATAGGAAAATGGTGGAGTATATGTGTGAAATTGTTTCCTTTATTTTTCGTAACTCTTACGGGCTGGTGGATGTGGCAAGCTGTAGGATGGTATCCTAATAACTGGTGGAATCCATTTGAAGTATATAGTCCTGGAACAATATTATTCCAAGTTGCTTTTTGGATTTTCATAGGGCTGTTAACGAATAATCTATTGGCGAATAAAATTGGACAAGGTAGAGATATTACGGAGCTCTCTTTAGGAAAGGAGAAATAATATGTCAGGAACATCTATTTTTATGATGAGTATAACGTTAGGGTTTTATTTTATTGGATTTATTTTATTGCTCAATAAAGTCTTTAAATCAGAGAATAGTTAATCTTAGGAACTGATGAAAGGAGATATGCCATGCATATCTCTTTTTTAGATACAATAGTATACATATTTCATGCAAGAAAGAGAAAAATAAAATAAAGTAGATTCCTTTTGAGGTGATAAATGTATGCTGTTTGAAGGAGTAAATATATATAATAAAATATATGACTATCCTTTTGAAAAGGTAAAGAAAATAGGTGTTGCAGGGACAAATGGGAAAACTACAACAGCTAAGATGATTTGCCATATATTGAGGGATGCGGGAGTACCTGTGGGATTTATTAGTAAAGATGAAATAAGTATGAATGAAGAAAAAACAGAAGGGGATTTTAAAAATTCCAATATAGAAAAACTTTTCAAGATTTTTGATAGAATGATTAAAATGAAGGTAGAAATTGTTGTTATAGAAGTGGATGACTGGTGTTTTGAGACAAGTATTCTACAAGGTATAAATTTTGATATGATTGTATACACAAGCATAGAAATTGATCATATAAAAAATACTGAGGAAATAAAAAAATATATGGAGGGACAAAAGAGCCTGTTAAATTATTTGTTAGATAATGGTATAGTCATTGTTAATACAGATGATAAAAGTAATTTGAAGCTATTAGAAAATATAAAAAATAGATTAATTATTACTTATGGACTTTCTTCTAGAGCTACCATTACAGCATCTAGTATAGATATTGTCCCCATTAAATTTAACTGTTGTATACAACGGGGGATTACCCCTTTAAATGATATGGATATTGAACCTATGGAATTTCCTATTGCAATGAATTTCATTGGAAGGCATAATGTTTATAATACTTTAGCAGCTGTTAGTGCAGCACTTATATATGGTGTTTTGCCAGAAAACATTATAAAAGCAGTTAGAAATTTAAAAAGAATAAAAAGAAGAATGTATAAAATTGATCATCATAAATATCAAATTATAGATGACAGGTGTCATAATCCATCTAGCTTTGAAGCTGTGTTTGAAGCTATTCAAAGTGTTGATTATGAAAGTTTATATATTGTAAATGCAATCATAGGGAATAAAGGAATAGAAATAAACAAAAGGAATGCTAAGATTATTTCTAATTGGGTAAATGGGTTAAAATCTGCTAAGCTTATTACAACTTGTAGTACGGATGTAGTAGATAAAAAAGATG is part of the Crassaminicella profunda genome and encodes:
- the pdaB gene encoding polysaccharide deacetylase family sporulation protein PdaB, which encodes MRIWIINRKLVLSIVFIFIFVGVSFFYLGDFGEMIVGVMNRDKTLPIYCVDQDQKKIAISFDAAWGDQYTDGILEILDKYHVKTTFFLVGFWVDKYPDMVKKIHDKGHEVGNHSSTHPHMSKLSMEQISKELNETGEKIEKITGKKPILFRPPFGDYNNRLIDTAKENGYYTIQWDVDSLDWKELGTQPVVDRVTRNVKNGSIVLFHNNAKYVVEYLPLVIERLQKEGYEIVPISQLIIKKDFYIDHTGMQKCKEEKE
- a CDS encoding 4Fe-4S double cluster binding domain-containing protein, which produces MNQTNQLKEKIKEWGVSKVGVGYVEDVLPENLKHLKTGISIAVRLSDEIISQIEEMPTHTYFHHYRTVNAFIDQVTLKISLALQDLGYLAMPIPASQSVNIDGKQYRGIFQHRTAATRAGLGWIGKNACLVTEEFGPRVRLGTVLTNMNADYDEPTERSQCGDCKKCVSSCPALALRGALWHPGIKREELVDAKACSMHMHNHYQHIGRGVVCGLCVSICPKGNKVLKR
- a CDS encoding Mur ligase family protein translates to MLFEGVNIYNKIYDYPFEKVKKIGVAGTNGKTTTAKMICHILRDAGVPVGFISKDEISMNEEKTEGDFKNSNIEKLFKIFDRMIKMKVEIVVIEVDDWCFETSILQGINFDMIVYTSIEIDHIKNTEEIKKYMEGQKSLLNYLLDNGIVIVNTDDKSNLKLLENIKNRLIITYGLSSRATITASSIDIVPIKFNCCIQRGITPLNDMDIEPMEFPIAMNFIGRHNVYNTLAAVSAALIYGVLPENIIKAVRNLKRIKRRMYKIDHHKYQIIDDRCHNPSSFEAVFEAIQSVDYESLYIVNAIIGNKGIEINKRNAKIISNWVNGLKSAKLITTCSTDVVDKKDVVLEDERDVFHQVLKENEILFDHKNQLKDALYIALSNAARNDLILLLGSSGMDEGENLIRKLLKEKK
- a CDS encoding alpha/beta-type small acid-soluble spore protein; this encodes MANNNKAVVPEARMALNQMKAEIAGELGLANYENMDKGNLTSRQNGYVGGYMTKRLVEAAERSMAGK
- a CDS encoding polysaccharide deacetylase family protein; this encodes MRINKKIIALAISASLVVTGCTSKTSPNPEKEEKEVVKVEKTQETQEDQKEEKKEINLQEIKPNEAGQIMVIMYHSIGEPEAEFTRTPENFRKDLNYLYEKGYRPISLKDYVSGNITTEAGFTPIVLTFDDGWQNNFNLIQDEKGEWVIDPDCAVAILEEFNKKHPDFPLEVTFFVNNNIPFGQKEHLEYKLKYIVEKGMDIGNHTATHVNYKNTDAQRIQKELGIIVKLVNQYLPDYEVNTQALPFGSRPKDKGLYKYLASGSYEDITYNNIAILNVGWDPYKSPYHIKFNPLAIHRVRGSDLQKYVQGVGMYDWMKHFEKGNRVKYVSDGDPDMVTIPENYKKVIDSQKTGDRKIRTYTLEKQ
- a CDS encoding Na/Pi cotransporter family protein, yielding MLFSILIGTFLGVILFFIGMFLLTHSIKALYSKKLKKFIATLTIHPLLGIFSGIVITALMQSSSATSILVVSLVNSRVMNLYQAAFILMGANVGTTFTAQLISFDFFFLIPHILFLGVLLFFLRWNPLSKNIGKFLIAFSFLFLGIKLMVASLNPLKDLMHFKTLMLSIEHQHLKGIFIGAMTTAVIQSSSTSIATLQGLAHIGLIDIYQAVPIIMGQNIGTCVTTLFSSMATNKNGKRAAIIHLLFNVTGTIFLYPFIHLFSHFVFSLTPLNSIRQIANAHTLFNVFNVILLLPFVKLFVFTSKKIIR
- a CDS encoding sodium-dependent transporter, yielding MSKQKEQWGSRWGFIAASMGMAIGTGNIWRFPRVAASNGGGPFLIAWTVALFVWAIPLLMGEMVMGRKTGLGTIGAFRDFVGQKFAWMGTWIAAICLAIMFYYSVVMGWCMKYFTLAVSGAFKPGMGTEATEAIWNTFTTTPSQTIFFHLIAMIIAGTIIYKGINEGIEKASKIMIPTLFLLLVFAVIRSVTLPGATKGLEYLFSPKLYMLKNPKIWLEAFTQAAWSTGAGWGFIITYAVYTKKKEDIAANCMIMGFGNNVGSLIAGLTILPAIFALSPSQEFVNQAITSGNTGLAFIYLAQLFPTMPAGRILAAIFFLAMSIAALSSLLPMIEVGVRNLMDMGMTRKKATLIIIIGGFIFGIPSAYSLDFLNNQDFVLGIGLLVSGLFVAFALIKYGLEDIRNKVINTEWSDLRIGKWWSICVKLFPLFFVTLTGWWMWQAVGWYPNNWWNPFEVYSPGTILFQVAFWIFIGLLTNNLLANKIGQGRDITELSLGKEK
- a CDS encoding DUF4364 family protein — encoded protein: MFDNNTQRLAEHKLILLYIFDEFSMPLTNTQITQFVMEKDYMNYFSLQQFLGELTNTGMLEYSESNNSFFYVITEKGKRTLQYFENRLSNELITTLETSIEEKKKILLKARHITADYTKEKENDYMVDLKVTENNITLIDLKLNVVSNKQAKQICEKWKNEAQNIYGQIINLLIQP